The following is a genomic window from Hydrogenobaculum sp. Y04AAS1.
TATCTCTGATATAAATCTAAACTACGAAAGAAAAAGATTTGAGGCTTTTAATATTAAAAGCATCGAAGACCAAAACAAAAAATTAGCAAACTATATATTAGAATGCGGAAATCCAGAAGACTTAGCAAAGAAAATGAGATTTTTTATAGAAAACACTGGCTACAATATATTTGACGATTGGTATTTTCTAACAGGTTATAGCATGGAAAATCCACCACCTTTACCAGAAATTGCAGATACCACCAAATATATAGAGCTTATATACAAGTGAAACGGTGAAAAAAACCGACATACCTAAAGTGTTTAAGATTTTAAAAAAAGATTATGAAGAAAACCATGCACCGGTTGTTACCCTTATAGCTCATACCACAAAAGACCCTTTTAGGGTGCTTGTATGCGCCCTTCTTTCCACCAGAACAAAGGATGAGACTACCGCAAGGGTTTGTGAAAGACTTTTTGTTAAGGTAAAATCTATAGAGGATTTGTACAACATCAAAGAAGAAGAGTTAAAGGAGCTTATATACGGCGTTGGATTTTACAACACAAAAGCAAAAAACTTAAAAGAGCTTTCAAAGATTTTGGTAGAAAAATATAGCGCTAAGATACCAAATACGTTGGAAGAGCTTCTTGAACTTCCTGGTGTAGGGCTTAAGGTAGCGAATTTGGTATTGGCAGAAGGGTTTGGCATACCAGCCATCTGTGTAGATGTGCATGTGCATCGTATTACCAACAGATGGTGCTTAGTAAAAACAAAAACCCCAGAACAAACAGAAGAGGCGCTAAAAAACATACTACCTAAAAAATATTGGATTGATATAAATAGATATTTGGTATCCTTTGGTCAGCGTATATGTAAACCC
Proteins encoded in this region:
- the nth gene encoding endonuclease III, whose protein sequence is MKKTDIPKVFKILKKDYEENHAPVVTLIAHTTKDPFRVLVCALLSTRTKDETTARVCERLFVKVKSIEDLYNIKEEELKELIYGVGFYNTKAKNLKELSKILVEKYSAKIPNTLEELLELPGVGLKVANLVLAEGFGIPAICVDVHVHRITNRWCLVKTKTPEQTEEALKNILPKKYWIDINRYLVSFGQRICKPIKPSCNICPIERFCGKCIDKKNRSKQQKDL